A segment of the bacterium BMS3Abin14 genome:
AGTTATTAAGGTTGCGGGGCTGTTTTTTCCTGCTACACTTGAATGGTTGGAGGACGTTTTGGGTGAGCGCAACCGGGCTTTTGCGGCCGTGCTTCCCAGGCATGTGGGAAGCGTTGCCCGCAGCAGGTGGATTCCATGGTCATGGATTCTTGAGCGTCACTTTGCCTCCTCCATGGAACCCCTTCTGGCACTCTTCGGAGCCTACCGTTTCATCGACTCCAGGATCGACCTGAAGCGGCTTTCCTCCTTGGCTGAGACCCCCGGTCCGACGACCTGTCGCAGATGTGGTTCCTGCTGTGCGGAACTCAACCCGGGGCCTTTCGAGACTTGGGAATATGACTTCTGGACCAGGCACGACTCCCTGATCCGCTACTTCGTTCAACCGGTTGATAATGGACAGGGGAACTGTCAGCGTTACGAGGGTTGGTACTATGACGGGGTCCGACTCAGGATGTGCCCCCTGTTATTTACCAACGGTTCGAAATCCATGGCTTTCTGCTCCACTTATCACCAGGGTCCCGGCCACAGGCCTGAGGCGTGCGAGCAATTTCGCCCCAACTATCCCCACTGCGAGATCTCGCAAATGCCGCTGGTGTATTAATAGTCCAGAGTCCAGAGGATAAAGAACGGTGTGGGCGTGTGGGCGTTTGGGAGTATGGGAGCGTCAGGCACGTGACTAAAGGAGTCATTATGAAAACAAGAAGATTGGGAAATCGGGGATTGGCCGTGTCGGCCATGGGCCTCGGATGCATGGGGATGTCCGAGTTCTACGGTCCGAGCGAGGAGGCCGAGTCTATCGCCACTATCCGCCGAGCCCTTGACCTCGGCATTACGTTCCTGGACACCGCCGACATATACGGCATGGGGCATAACGAGGGTCTGGTGGGCCGGGCTGTAGCGGGGATACGGGACCGTTTCGTCATCGCCACCAAATTCGGCATCCTCAGGGGGGAGGACAAAAGCTTCCGTGGCGTGAACGGAAGGCCGGAATACGTCCGCTCCGCCTGCGAGGGCAGCCTGAGACGGTTGGGGATGGATCACATCGACCTTTACTACCAGCACCGGGTGGATCCCGAGGTTCCCATCGAGGACACGGTGGGCGCCATGTCGCGGCTCGTAGAGGAGGGCAAGGTCAGGTACCTCGGGCTCAGCGAGGCGGGGCCCGAAACCCTCCGCAGGGCGAATGCGGTTCATCCCATCTCGGCCCTTCAGACCGAATATTCGCTCTGGTCGCGAGACCCCGAAGAAAAGATACTCCCTGCCTGCCGGGAACTGGGTATAGGATTTGTCGCCTATAGCCCGCTGGGGCGTGCCTTCCTTGCGGGAAAATTTACAAGCCGGGAGGATTTTGCCGTGGAAGGGGACTCGCGTCTCGCGCGGTTCCCAAGGTTCCGGGAAGAGGAAAATTTCCAAAGGAACCTCGAACTATTAGACGGGCTTAAGGACCTCGCCTCCAGGAAGGGGTTTACCCCCGCCCAGGTAGCTCTGGCCTGGGTTATGGCGCAGGGAAAGGACATAGTTCCCATACCGGGCACCCGGCGCCGGACCCATCTGGAGGAGAACGTCAAGGCACTGGCCATCCCCCTTTCCCAAGAAGATAAAGTCATACTTAGCGAAGCTTTTCCGCCCGGCGCGGCCGCAGGCACCCGTTACGATGAACGGGGAATGGGGACGGTGGAAGAAAACTGAGTTTCGTATATAATTATGGATGGCTACCAGTCATGCGTTCCATTGAGCGATCTGCGGACCGCTCGACCGGAGGGGTATTCCCATGTCTTCACGCGGGCCTGAGAACACTCCTTTTGTCCTTCCCGCTATTTCGATATTCCTTTCCGCCGAAATCTATTACTATTCTCTCGTCCGTTAATTCCGTTTTTGTTTGGTTGCTTTA
Coding sequences within it:
- the yhdN gene encoding general stress protein 69, which codes for MKTRRLGNRGLAVSAMGLGCMGMSEFYGPSEEAESIATIRRALDLGITFLDTADIYGMGHNEGLVGRAVAGIRDRFVIATKFGILRGEDKSFRGVNGRPEYVRSACEGSLRRLGMDHIDLYYQHRVDPEVPIEDTVGAMSRLVEEGKVRYLGLSEAGPETLRRANAVHPISALQTEYSLWSRDPEEKILPACRELGIGFVAYSPLGRAFLAGKFTSREDFAVEGDSRLARFPRFREEENFQRNLELLDGLKDLASRKGFTPAQVALAWVMAQGKDIVPIPGTRRRTHLEENVKALAIPLSQEDKVILSEAFPPGAAAGTRYDERGMGTVEEN